In Planococcus citri chromosome 4, ihPlaCitr1.1, whole genome shotgun sequence, the genomic window AGttcacataaaaataaaatactcgagTAGGGGAGTAGGTATAGGCGATAATTTGCTGAaatgaagtcatttttgaagtttcacaTTATTATAGCATTTGATATTCAAGAGATGACTGTTtcgatttgaattgaaatttcagaaattgttgacgatttttttcaaaccaagtTTGACATAATGTTAAGAATTCGTCACTATTTTTTCTACGTTTTTCAACGTCAAACAAAATATTGGAAAtcaaaagtacctatttgtCACTTAGTGCGAATGAAAGtaaatgcacttttttccttACTAAAATAACTTCGgaaatttattcactttttccaagtttttaaatgtCTGGCATATTGATCCAATTccaaataggtaagtatcaGAAGTTACTCCTAtcttcaagttttcaaacttcTGACTTGATGTCAAgaatttacctgaaatttttcaaagttttcaaaattcagaaaaaaattcccattatAGGTAATGAACGTCGAAATGTATCAGAATTGTTCCCAAGTTTATTAAAAAAGAGTCGAACAAAATATCAGTAAATTagaaatgtacctatttgagataTTAGGAATTGgttaatttatttcaaagtttCCAAGTAGTCTGCTCGTATACCCAATTCCCATCAGGAACTCATGTAAGATGTTTTACCATCTCGTTACTAGCCAATGAGCGTATAGATACGAGATCCTTTGTGAAGACTCATTCATTAATTACAAGTTCGTAATTAAACATCACAGAAagttttttacgaaaaataatcTAGCGAAATTAATTCAGAAAAGATGATCTttagtaggtatatttcaaaGTAATAACATGTCTAACTCGAATTTAACGAAATTATACTCGATGATTTGTATAAGATAAATGTAACGGATTGTTCAAGACCACCAAACTCTTCTACAAAATGCCTAAATACCGTTCTCATAAGCTGAATACTTGATTTCCGAAACTCAATTTAGATTCCACAATGTTAGAGGAACatgataaaataaataaacttcACGTTCATTCgttttattcatcaaaaatatcaaaataaaagcACAAAATAAGAACATTCACGCGATTGCGTAATGGTAATTAGAAATATCGGTCTTCTATACGGTATTAGTTCGATACTGAGAATTTCGGTGGTCTTCGATACGGTATTACTTTTATCCATATATACTGCTATCGATTTCACTTTCAATCATTGTGAATTATTCGAGTGTTGCAGAATTGACGTGTTTTACGTTAGAGTTATTTTCGTTTATCTTATCGTGTTCGTCAGTTGTGTGGTCCAGTCATCATGGTTACTTCTACCGCAAAAGCCTCGTCGGCGTCTTCGCCCAAGAAAGCTGCTTCCAAGTCGAAACCTACCTCTGTGAAGGTTAAAACCGCTCCCCATCCGTCAACGGCCGCTATGGTCACTCACGTTCTTCAAATTCTAAACGAACGTGGTGGCTCTTCGCTTCAAGCTATCAAGAAAATGGTCAGCGGCACGTTTAAACTAGACATTGAGAAAATCTCGCCGTACATCAAGAAGTACGTTAAACAAGCCGTCGAGTCAGGTGAATTGGTTCAAACCAAAGGCGTCGGTGCGTCTGGTTCGTTCAAGCTTCCTCCGAAGTCGAAATCGAAAGCCAAAGCCAAAGGTGACGCTACTACGACTACGAAGAAACCCGCACCTAAGAAAAAATCCGCTTCgccgaagaaagaaaaaaccgtTAAAACGACCAAGGCGAAAGTTTCACCGAAGAAAGCAAGTTCGCCCAAAGTAGCAGCTACGAAGAGGAAGGCATCTTTACCTACCAAACCGAAAAAAGCTCCGGGTAAAGCGATGACGAAATCTGCCAAAGCTCCTCCGGCGACGAAACCGAAATCGCCTAAACCAAAGACGATGACGAAGAAAGCAGCCAATCCAGCGAAAAAAACTGTGACCaagaaataaattgaatttatttccgTATTAAAACGGCCCTTTTCAGGGCCaccaattttgatttcttctatACATATGTGAATTAAAAAGACGTTGtgtattttatttcgattttactATTACTACTAAAAGGTAAAGTGTGGTTGATTTTTAATGTGCCTATTTACTTTCAGATTCAGAAAActtgaaccttttttttcgGATACTGATcctttttaattcattttctatttctagTTTTACCCAAAgatgttttttgtcattttaattttcaaaatttgatattcaagcTTCGAAGCCATAGAATTGGTATGTTCAAAATTACATTGTTTTTTGGGCAATGAGTGAAGTGAATTAAAATACTGGTTTGTGATTGTGATTGATTACTTACGATAAGTTTGTGCTTCATCTTTCAAgaacattaattatttttcatcattcattttatttctttgtgTTAGAATAcaatttaagtattttttttttcatcatcttatTATCACAATTCgggttttttgaattattttgatcgataaaaatttaccaaacctgcaaaaaaaatgagactcgCAAATGCAACCATGTTTTTCATTGTCGCGTTTCTCGTACTCGTAACTTGATTCTGATTGGTCCACAGAGAATGATACGTTTCTTAGGTTTGTTTGGCGAATATTCAACGGTAAAAATACTCGCTTATAGGTTATTgggaaaaatctttcaaatagGTTCAAGTTCAAAGTAGAGAAGACTTGAATTTAACAAATTCTGAATTCTGATGTTTcgtaaaataaatcaaaaattccaattaaaatTACGAAAGGATTGACCAATCATCGActcgatatttcaattttcgattcaattaTTGTAAGATGCGAAATGGAATGAACAAAGGTACGTAAAGTAATTGACATTCAAAGTAAGATACTCGTGTTTTGATTGGTTGCCTCGTAGCATGGTTCAAGGTCAAGGGAAAAGTGTATTCTAacgtttgtttttcaacttttatgagaGTATggttcagattttcaaaatactcgacTCTCATTGGCTAATCAAGATTTATGACAATAAATTTTGCAGGCCATAGACTTGCTAAGAAATGAAAGTATGCTCAAAAATACTCGACTCTCATTCTCTCATTGGCTAATCAAGATTTATGACAATAAATTTTCCATGCCATAGACTTGCTAAGAAATAaaactttgctcaaaaacacTCGACTCTCATTGGCTAATCAAGATTTATAACGAAAGATTTTTCATGCCATATAGTccgacatatgacaataggagtaattgcacctccccccccccctcggacGATCCTCcggtacaacttttttcttaaaggggacatcctaaggaacacttctagcccttgtactcaaaaaaaaaagtggccctacttacaaaatggcggccattttgattgacaggtcagccgaaatcgcagattttgcgttccaacagaggacttgcacgaactttttcaaactttacaaaggtagatcgaaagatcatgcaaaaattcatcacctgtcaaaatttcaagtgctaaagtgcgtttttcgatttttggtgaatttttgaaaatcgaatttaggccaaaaatgaggggaaaaaatcaaaattttaccaaattgaccaagaaagctgaaatttgagatataccctatttttgacatgccaaatcgattggaaacggtttcgacccgttttgagcagttctggagcctccagcagatttttgaaactcgaaattcccacaaaattccatcaaattagagttgtaaagctaaaatttattctgcaaactaatttcaatacgctacgaagtactgcaggtgaatttcaagtcgttttggatcctccagcgactttttaaaaattcatgaagcctccagcagatttttgaatctttaaattttcacaaaatttcatcaaatggagatggaaacctgaaatttactctacactccaattttaacaccctctgaaaacgacttctggtggatttcaagtcattttagagcctccaacgactttttttgagaattactggagcctccagcagatttttgaaacttgaaatttccccaaaatttcatcaaactaaaaTGGAGagtagaaattcattctgcaaactactttcaatacgctacgaagttgacttctggtgaatttcaagtcgttttggagcctccagcaactttttgaaaggttgtataaagtttttttggaaaattgaaatttcctaaaagtagctggaagctccaaaacgacttgaaaccaccttgtagtctgcgaagtaaatttcagcttgccaactcgcaactccatttgataaattaatgttggggaaatttcaagtttcaaaaacctactggaggctccagtaattttcaaaaaagtcactggaggccctaaaatgacttgaacccacctgaagtcgtcttcatagggtattaaaattggagtgtagagtaaatttcagctttccatcttcattcgatgaatttttgtgaaaatttaagtttcaaaaatctgctagaggctccagtaattctcaaaaaaagtcgttggaggctctaaaatgacttgaatccgcctgaagtcgtcttcagagggtgttaaaattggagtgtagagtaaatttcagctttccatctccatttgatgaaattttgtggaaatttaaagattcaaaaatctgctggaggcttcaggaattttcaaaaagtcgctggaggatccaaaatgacttgaaattcacctgcagtacttcgtagcgtattgaaattagtttttaggataaattttagctttacaactccaatttgatggaattttgtgggaatttcgagtttcaaaaatctgctggaggctccagatctgctcaaaacgggttgaaaccgtttccaatcgatttggcatgtc contains:
- the LOC135843972 gene encoding histone H1B-like; the protein is MVTSTAKASSASSPKKAASKSKPTSVKVKTAPHPSTAAMVTHVLQILNERGGSSLQAIKKMVSGTFKLDIEKISPYIKKYVKQAVESGELVQTKGVGASGSFKLPPKSKSKAKAKGDATTTTKKPAPKKKSASPKKEKTVKTTKAKVSPKKASSPKVAATKRKASLPTKPKKAPGKAMTKSAKAPPATKPKSPKPKTMTKKAANPAKKTVTKK